One window of Planctomycetota bacterium genomic DNA carries:
- a CDS encoding alanine--glyoxylate aminotransferase family protein: MKSRLYTPGPTAVPPETLLELARPVVHHRTPEFRQAFADVQEGLKACFRTTNDVYIVTGSGTAAFEAGLVSTVGRGQKVLNINCGKFGERWGKQCKTFGIDVTDRELEYGTHVTPEMMANELSSAAYDAVIVTHSETSTATACDMQMVAKVVREKAPDALLIVDGITAIGALPFEMDAWGIDVAVTGSQKALMLPPGLGFVSLSERAWKAADKVEGQSPFYLNLKAYEKSAADNDTPYTPANTLIHALAVSLKMITDEGLENVWKRTAAHAEAVRAGMTAMGLSLFSKMPADSVTAINYPEGVNDDFRKHMKSSHGMNVAAGQASMKGNLFRVNHMGYTDVYDALAVVAATELVMPKLGFAVEPGVGVAAAQKALANAFA; the protein is encoded by the coding sequence ATGAAGAGCCGCCTCTACACGCCGGGACCGACGGCTGTGCCGCCGGAGACGTTGTTGGAACTGGCCAGGCCGGTGGTGCACCACCGCACGCCGGAGTTTCGTCAGGCGTTTGCCGACGTGCAGGAAGGGCTCAAGGCATGCTTCCGCACCACCAACGATGTCTACATCGTCACCGGGAGCGGCACCGCGGCCTTCGAAGCCGGGCTCGTCTCGACCGTCGGCCGCGGGCAGAAGGTCCTCAACATCAACTGCGGCAAGTTCGGCGAACGCTGGGGCAAGCAGTGCAAGACCTTCGGCATCGACGTCACCGACCGCGAGCTTGAGTACGGCACGCACGTCACGCCAGAGATGATGGCCAACGAGCTGAGCAGCGCCGCGTACGACGCGGTCATCGTCACCCACAGTGAGACGAGCACCGCGACCGCCTGCGACATGCAGATGGTCGCCAAGGTCGTCCGTGAAAAGGCGCCTGACGCCTTGCTCATCGTCGACGGCATCACGGCGATTGGGGCGTTGCCGTTCGAGATGGACGCGTGGGGCATCGACGTCGCCGTGACCGGGTCGCAGAAGGCCCTCATGCTGCCGCCGGGACTTGGCTTTGTCAGCCTGAGCGAGCGGGCGTGGAAAGCCGCCGACAAGGTGGAAGGGCAATCGCCGTTCTACCTGAACCTCAAGGCCTATGAGAAGTCGGCCGCGGATAATGACACGCCTTACACGCCGGCGAACACGCTGATTCACGCACTCGCCGTCTCGCTAAAGATGATCACCGACGAGGGACTCGAGAACGTTTGGAAGCGGACGGCCGCACACGCCGAAGCCGTCCGGGCGGGCATGACGGCAATGGGGCTGTCGCTCTTTTCCAAGATGCCGGCCGACAGCGTCACCGCCATTAACTACCCCGAGGGCGTCAACGACGACTTCCGCAAGCACATGAAGTCGAGCCACGGCATGAACGTCGCGGCCGGCCAGGCGAGCATGAAGGGCAACCTTTTCCGCGTGAACCACATGGGCTACACCGACGTCTACGACGCGCTGGCCGTGGTCGCGGCGACCGAACTGGTCATGCCGAAGCTCGGCTTCGCCGTCGAACCCGGCGTCGGCGTGGCCGCGGCGCAGAAGGCACTGGCGAACGCATTCGCCTAA